AGAATTCTTCGACGAAGCTCTCGAAACGGATTGCCAGGCGGTCGATGTCGTGGGTAAAGCGGTTATAGGCCACCACTGCGGGGATCGCGGCGAACAGGCCGATCGCGGTGGCGATCAGCGCTTCGGCGATGCCGGGTGCGACGATCGCGAGCGTGGCCTGCTGCACGCTGGCCAGGCCGCGGAAGGCGTTCATGATGCCCCACACGGTGCCCAGCAGGCCGATGTAGGGCGAGACCGAGCCAACCGATGCCAGGAAATTCAGGTGAATATCGAGGGCGTCGAGCTCGCGCTGGAAGGCCGCGCGCATGGCGCGGCGGGCGCCGTCGAGCGCCGGGCCCATGTCGGCGGCGTCGCGCGCGGCCTGCTTGCCCTTGATGAATTCGCCCATGCCGGCCTCGAAGATGCGGGCCAGCGGGCCGCTCTGGTCGCGCTGGCTGCTGGCGCTCTGGTGCAGGGTGTTGAGGTTGCCGCCGGCCCAGAAGCTGCGCTCGAACTGTTCGGTCTGGTTTCGTGCCGCTTTCAAGGCAAAGACCTTGCGGAAAATGTAAGTCCAGCTCACGACAGACAGGATCAACAGCAGGGCCATGATCAGCTGCACCAGGATATGGGCATTGCTGATCAGGTAAATAAACGACAGGTCTTGGGTTGCGGTCATCGGGTCTGTTCGGTTGTCGGGTTATTCAGTCGGTTGCAGCGTCATTGCATGATGCGCGCGCATTTTATCAGCGGCGCCGGCAGGAACCGGCCGCGGGCGCATCGTGGCGATATCGACGCAGCCAACCTTGACCGTGGCGCTGGTCAGGAGCAGCTCGCCTTTCCAGGCTTGCTGGGCGAATTCGATCGAGGCGCGCCCGAACTTTTCGACCGTGGTGCGGATCGTCAGCACGTCGTCAAGGCGGGCAGGTGCGTGGTAATCCAGGCTGG
Above is a genomic segment from Massilia sp. H6 containing:
- the tolQ gene encoding protein TolQ — its product is MTATQDLSFIYLISNAHILVQLIMALLLILSVVSWTYIFRKVFALKAARNQTEQFERSFWAGGNLNTLHQSASSQRDQSGPLARIFEAGMGEFIKGKQAARDAADMGPALDGARRAMRAAFQRELDALDIHLNFLASVGSVSPYIGLLGTVWGIMNAFRGLASVQQATLAIVAPGIAEALIATAIGLFAAIPAVVAYNRFTHDIDRLAIRFESFVEEFSNILQRQAR
- the ybgC gene encoding tol-pal system-associated acyl-CoA thioesterase, encoding MPSAFDWTVRVYYEDTDAGGIVFYANYLKFFERARTEWLRAAGVGQQDLLDTGGSGFVVKRASLDYHAPARLDDVLTIRTTVEKFGRASIEFAQQAWKGELLLTSATVKVGCVDIATMRPRPVPAGAADKMRAHHAMTLQPTE